Genomic segment of Streptomyces longhuiensis:
CGTGTACCGGTGGTACTTCGGGTTCTTGCAGGCCTCGATGGCCGCTTCGACGATGTAGTCCGGGGTCGGGAAGTCGGGCTCGCCCGCGCCGAAACCGATGACCGGACGCCCGGCGGCCTTGAGGGCCTTGGCCTTGGCGTCGACGGCGAGGGTCGCGGACTCGGAGATCGCGCCGATACGGGCGGAGACCCGGCGCTCGGTGGGCGAAGAGGAAGGAGTAGCAGCAGCGCTCATAACCCCATCGTTCCAGACCGGAAACGCGGCCGGCACACGGGTTTCACGGACGATCAACGACTGGCCCGCTTCTTTCTGTTCGACGGAGGGCCGCGGAACACGTACACTCACTGCTCGTTGGCCTTCACCGGCCGCACTCTTCCGGCACACAACGTGCAGTCGGAAGGATGCGGTACGTTGGGGCAGACAAAGGGTCGTAGCTCAATTGGTAGAGCACTGGTCTCCAAAACCAGCGGTTGGGGGTTCAAGTCCCTCCGGCCCTGCTACACACTCCTTCGCCAGGACGTGTGCGCATGTACGTACTGCAAATGCACCGCCGTGCGGCTCAACCGGGCGCGGCACGGCCACGACCCGGAATTCAGGTGAGGACGCGTGACGGACGCCGTGGGCTCCATCGACATGCCTGATGCCCAGGATGAGGCGCCGGAGTCCCAGAAGAAGCCCCGTAAGGGTGGCAAGCGCGGAAAGAAGGGCCCCTTCGGCCGTCTCGCGCTCTTCTACCGCCAGATCGTCGCGGAGCTCCGCAAGGTTGTCTGGCCGACTCGCAACCAGCTCACCACGTACACCAGTGTGGTGATTGTGTTCGTCGTCATCATGATCGGTCTGGTGACCGTGATTGACTATGGCTTCAACCACGCCGTCAAGTACATCTTCGGCTGAGCC
This window contains:
- the secE gene encoding preprotein translocase subunit SecE codes for the protein MTDAVGSIDMPDAQDEAPESQKKPRKGGKRGKKGPFGRLALFYRQIVAELRKVVWPTRNQLTTYTSVVIVFVVIMIGLVTVIDYGFNHAVKYIFG